In the Manis javanica isolate MJ-LG chromosome 14, MJ_LKY, whole genome shotgun sequence genome, one interval contains:
- the SPRY4 gene encoding protein sprouty homolog 4 translates to MEPPIPQSVVPLTPGSVMVQPLLDSRAPHSRLQHPLTILPIDQMKISHVENDYIDNPGLVPPAGPKRPRGGAAELAPAPARCEQDVTHHWISFSGRPGSVSSSSSASSDQRLLDHMAPPPLADQASPRAVRVQPKAAPCKALDLKGPAVPAELDKHCLLCEACGKCKCKECASPRTLPSCWVCNQECLCSAQTLVNYGTCMCLVQGIFYHCTNEDDEGSCADHPCSCSRSNCCARWSIMGALSLVLPCLLCYLPATGCVKLAQRGYDRLRRPGCRCKHTNSVICKAAAGDAKASRPDKPF, encoded by the coding sequence ATGGAGCCCCCGATCCCACAGAGTGTTGTCCCCCTGACTCCCGGCTCAGTCATGGTGCAGCCCCTTCTTGACAGCCGCGCGCCGCACAGCCGGCTCCAGCACCCACTCACCATCCTCCCCATCGACCAGATGAAGATCAGCCACGTGGAGAATGACTACATAGACAACCCCGGCCTGGTGCCGCCCGCCGGCCCGAAGCGGCCCCGGGGCGGCGCCGCAGAGCTGGCACCAGCGCCCGCGCGCTGCGAGCAGGACGTGACGCACCACTGGATCTCCTTCAGCGGGCGCCCCGGCTCCGTGAGCAGCAGCAGTAGCGCTTCCTCCGACCAGCGGCTCCTAGACCACATGGCGCCGCCGCCCCTGGCCGACCAGGCCTCCCCGAGGGCTGTGCGCGTCCAGCCCAAGGCGGCACCTTGCAAGGCCCTGGACCTGAAAGGCCCGGCTGTCCCCGCAGAGCTGGACAAGCACTGCCTGCTGTGCGAGGCCTGCGGGAAGTGTAAGTGCAAGGAGTGCGCGTCCCCTCGGACGTTGCCCTCCTGCTGGGTCTGCAACCAGGAGTGCCTGTGCTCGGCGCAGACCCTGGTCAACTACGGCACCTGCATGTGCCTAGTGCAGGGCATCTTCTACCACTGCACCAACGAGGACGACGAGGGCTCCTGCGCCGACCACCCCTGCTCCTGCTCCCGCTCAAACTGCTGCGCCCGCTGGTCCATCATGGGCGCCCTGTCCCTGGTGCTGCCCTGCCTGCTCTGCTACCTGCCCGCCACCGGCTGCGTGAAGCTGGCCCAGCGCGGCTACGACCGCCTGCGCCGCCCCGGTTGCCGCTGCAAGCACACGAACAGCGTCATCTGCAAGGCAGCTGCCGGGGACGCCAAGGCCAGCAGACCCGACAAGCCTTTCTGA